One stretch of Arachis duranensis cultivar V14167 chromosome 1, aradu.V14167.gnm2.J7QH, whole genome shotgun sequence DNA includes these proteins:
- the LOC107475952 gene encoding protein RKD5, producing MKNTLLTTLLVFKNTIREELIRSVHVYQIKDGKVREVEREFVFSESGSYGEMRSTPILRLQKKLCVAEVSEGYQNGVWLCIFSFHRNHKPQFSSIPNLLLLSRNLKLRTIPTLLRDLRVIYKLEKDKDVLSDSTGEERQGNNKDSQPLRKVVPVLTQDLNFLPYEDDMSESPDNKLDVQALPDADSAEKKKRASSDRVAKITLSELVKYFDIPIVEASRRLNVGLTVLKRKCREFGIPRWPHRKIKSLDSLIHEIQEEANNQESDDKAAALAAIEKRRMLESEKENIERKPFMDIQSETKKLRQDIFKRRHRARAQVKHNSTVSGSSSSNKTTIET from the exons ATGAAGAACACCTTGCTCACCACCCTCCTAGTCTTCAAGAACACCATTAGAGAAG AGTTGATCAGGAGTGTGCATGTATACCAAATAAAGGATGGGAAAGTAAGGGAAGTTGAAAGAGAGTTTGTGTTCTCAGAGAGTGGCTCCTATGGCGAAATGAGGTCCACACCAATCCTCAGATTGCAGAAGAAGCTTTGTGTTGCTGAAGTTTCTGAAGGGTACCAAAATGGAGTGTGGCTTTGTATCTTTTCCTTTCATAGAAATCACAAGCCTCAATTTTCCAGCATTCCAAACTTGCTTTTGCTCTCAAG AAACCTGAAGCTTCGGACAATCCCAACCTTGCTGAGAGACCTCCGTGTGATATACAAATTGGAAAAAGACAAAGATGTTCTATCAGACTCCACAGGGGAAGAACGCCAAGGAAACAACAAAGATTCCCAACCATTGAGAAAAGTGGTTCCCGTGTTAACTCAGGACCTGAATTTTCTTCCTTATGAAGATGACATGTCCGAATCACCAGACAACAAGCTAGATGTCCAAGCCTTGCCAG ATGCAGATTctgcagaaaagaaaaaacgtGCATCTAGTGACCGGGTAGCAAAAATAACGTTATCAGAGTTAGTCAAGTATTTTGATATACCGATTGTAGAAGCGTCAAGAAGGCTAAATGTTGGACTAACAGTTCTGAAGAGGAAATGCAGAGAATTCGGTATTCCTCGCTGGCCTCATAGGAAGATCAAATCACTTGACAGTCTCATTCATGAAATTCAG GAAGAAGCGAACAACCAAGAATCGGATGACAAGGCTGCAGCATTGGCGGCAATAGAGAAACGAAGGATGTTGGAGAGCGAAAAGGAAAACATAGAAAGGAAACCAttcatggacatacaaagtgaGACCAAGAAGTTGAGGCAGGACATCTTCAAGAGAAGGCATCGGGCGCGAGCTCAGGTCAAACATAATTCGACTGTCTCCGGCAGCAGCAGTAGCAACAAAACTACCATTGAAACTTGA
- the LOC107475941 gene encoding uncharacterized protein LOC107475941 isoform X1, protein MYGPRGAMLGSGGVSDGYEVGSKRQRMMESNPYFAVSSGTGSFQPYGYGGGFQPPPPFPVVRLRGLPFNCTDIDILKFFAGLTIVDVLLVNKSGRFSGEAFVVFAGAMQVEFALQRDRQNMGRRYVEVFRCKKQDYYNAVASEVNYEGIYDNDYHGSPPPSRTKRFSDKDQMEYTEILKMRGLPFSATKAQIIDFFKDFKLIEDRVHIACRPDGKATGEAYVEFVSPDEAKRAMCKDKMTIGSRYVELFPSTTDEARRAESRSRQ, encoded by the exons ATGTACGGTCCGAGAGG GGCAATGTTGGGAAGCGGGGGGGTTTCGGACGGGTACGAGGTTGGCTCAAAGAGACAAAGAATGATGGAATCCAATCCATACTTCGCAGTGAGCAGCGGAACAGGCAGCTTTCAACCCTATGGATACGGTGGTGGCTTCCAGCCCCCTCCTCCATTTCCTGTGGTTCGTCTCAGGGGACTTCCATTCAACTGCACTGACATTGACATCCTGAAGTTCTTTGCTGGACTGACCATTGTGGATGTGTTGCTTGTCAACAAGAGTGGACGATTCTCAGGAGAGGCCTTTGTAGTCTTTGCAGGAGCAATGCAGGTTGAATTTGCTCTACAGAGAGACCGGCAGAACATGGGTCGCAGATATGTGGAAGTCTTCAGGTGCAAGAAGCAAGATTACTACAATGCTGTTGCATCTGAGGTCAATTATGAAGGAATATACGATAATGACTACCATGGAAGCCCTCCTCCATCTCGGACCAAAAGGTTCAGCGATAAAGATCAGATGGAATACACTGAGATATTGAAGATGCGTGGACTTCCATTTTCAGCTACTAAAGCtcaaattattgatttttttaaagatttcaaGCTGATAGAAGATAGGGTACACATTGCTTGTCGCCCAGATGGAAAAGCTACTGGAGAGGCTTATGTGGAGTTTGTTTCCCCCGACGAGGCCAAGAGAGCAATGTGCAAGGATAAAATGACAATTGGATCAAGGTACGTGGAGTTGTTTCCTTCGACAACAGATGAAGCTAGGCGGGCAGAATCAAGATCAAGGCAGTAA
- the LOC107475941 gene encoding uncharacterized protein LOC107475941 isoform X2, translating into MQVEFALQRDRQNMGRRYVEVFRCKKQDYYNAVASEVNYEGIYDNDYHGSPPPSRTKRFSDKDQMEYTEILKMRGLPFSATKAQIIDFFKDFKLIEDRVHIACRPDGKATGEAYVEFVSPDEAKRAMCKDKMTIGSRYVELFPSTTDEARRAESRSRQ; encoded by the coding sequence ATGCAGGTTGAATTTGCTCTACAGAGAGACCGGCAGAACATGGGTCGCAGATATGTGGAAGTCTTCAGGTGCAAGAAGCAAGATTACTACAATGCTGTTGCATCTGAGGTCAATTATGAAGGAATATACGATAATGACTACCATGGAAGCCCTCCTCCATCTCGGACCAAAAGGTTCAGCGATAAAGATCAGATGGAATACACTGAGATATTGAAGATGCGTGGACTTCCATTTTCAGCTACTAAAGCtcaaattattgatttttttaaagatttcaaGCTGATAGAAGATAGGGTACACATTGCTTGTCGCCCAGATGGAAAAGCTACTGGAGAGGCTTATGTGGAGTTTGTTTCCCCCGACGAGGCCAAGAGAGCAATGTGCAAGGATAAAATGACAATTGGATCAAGGTACGTGGAGTTGTTTCCTTCGACAACAGATGAAGCTAGGCGGGCAGAATCAAGATCAAGGCAGTAA
- the LOC107475938 gene encoding protein GET1, giving the protein MMEAEASEERRRSIAAPFIFFIIFAFHFGSNWIERHKKSRSEQEKENQMRAQIKQLLREASTLSQPATFAQAAKLRRQAAAKERELAKCQNVQNKDNALYSKVLLIARVLTYFVLLIWFWSVPVATISQQLVQPFGRLLSWRTGGFQNGNVIIGIIPWLIVSTRVSKVICRLVYFK; this is encoded by the exons ATGATGGAAGCGGAAGCAAGTGAAGAACGACGAAGGTCGATAGCAGCACCTTTCatattcttcatcattttcgcTTTTCATTTCGGATCAAATTGGATCGAACGCCACAAAAAG AGTCGATCCGAGCAAGAAAAAGAGAACCAGATGCGAGCACAAATAAAACAACTTCTGAGGGAAGCAAGTACACTGTCACA GCCAGCCACCTTTGCACAGGCAGCAAAACTCAGAAGACAAGCAGCTGCTAAAGAGAGAGAACTTGCAAAGT GTCAAAATGTACAGAACAAGGATAATGCATTGTACTCAAAAGTTCTGCTCATCGCCCGG GTTTTAACATATTTCGTTTTGCTTATCTGGTTTTGGAGTGTTCCTGTGGCTACCATATCTCAACAACTTGTGCAACCATTTG GAAGATTATTATCTTGGAGGACTGGTGGGTTTCAAAATGGCAATGTTATT ATTGGGATTATACCTTGGCTAATAGTATCTACCAGGGTTAGCAAAGTTATTTGTAGACTCGTCtattttaaatag
- the LOC107475916 gene encoding HMG1/2-like protein: MPKVKADAKAADNRLKRKGAGTGRKQAKKAKDPNKPKRPPSAFFVFMSEFREQYKKEHPSNKSVAVVGKAGGDRWKSMSDADKAPYQAKAEKKKEEYERSMQAYNKKQESKGASEEDESDKSKSEVNDEDEDEEDDDDE; the protein is encoded by the exons ATGCCGAAGGTTAAAGCCGACGCGAAAGCTGCTGATAACCg GTTGAAGCGCAAGGGCGCTGGAACCGGAAGGAAGCAGGCTAAGAAAGCTAAGGATCCTAACAAGCCGAAGAGGCCTCCAAGCGCTTTCTTCGTTTTCAT GTCTGAGTTCAGAGAACAGTACAAGAAGGAGCACCCAAGCAACAAATCCGTTGCAGTT GTTGGCAAGGCTGGTGGTGACAGGTGGAAATCAATGTCTGATGCT GATAAAGCTCCCTACCAAGCTAaggcagagaaaaagaaagaggagtATGAAAGGAGTATGCAAGCCTACAACAAAAAACAG GAGAGTAAGGGTGCTTCTGAGGAAGATGAATCTGACAAGTCAAAGTCTGAAGTAAAtgatgaggatgaggatgag gaggatgatgatgacgagTGA
- the LOC127745559 gene encoding uncharacterized protein LOC127745559 isoform X3 — protein MVGIKRDSVQMRKAAKKIGQGKKGKERFHEIDDEEDRVVPPLKLVRFRCPTLIHSSFVRKLEKLENKNFITYLEQMLNCLKKGLTKEKQLASQALGLMAISVCETENADEVYRYTISQVTKLLRVPDKLLEPCGFIALVECLAIVTSFCASNSVEIQEAMQVIWEYICPKSKVGALKNQVSATTLSTLIYAWMFLLTRVYRLEIISGRWQGVISRFLTLLKEDATCVAAGEALALIFERDKVDRFFVKTEELLSESYDGLRKYIKNMILKQLESTSMEAKTAPPLKQMFNNAARTDWDVLMYFKEDKRPKYCEIFDGQKLILTSWTSITQFNFLKNFVGEEEFSYYLMENEVIQELFAFVPYYEEEETPCLYEPIEEKIEAKVYLPGTRGKDPELLTRSQIKKEREQTKSIIDKSRTKLMNKRRTFAEERKGKGYFEEVESAASLFGLLF, from the exons ATGGTGGGGATCAAGAGAGATAGTGTGCAGATGAGGAAAGCTGCGAAAAAAATTGGACAGGGAAAGAAAg GCAAAGAAAGATTCCATGAAATCGATGATGAGGAAGATCGTGTGGTACCACCGCTTAAGCTTGTTAGATTTCGTTGTCCAACATTAATTCACTCAAGTTTCGTgcgaaaattagaaaaattagaaaataaaaa CTTCATCACTTACTTGGAGCAAATGTTAAATTGCCTTAAAAAAGGTTTGACTAAAGAGAAACAATTGGCTTCTCAAGCTCTTG GGTTAATGGCAATATCAGTTTGTGAGACTGAGAATGCAGACGAAGTATACAGATACACAATTTCTCAAGTTACTAAACTGCTTCGAGTTCCTGACAAG CTTTTGGAACCATGTGGCTTTATTGCTCTTGTAGAGTGTTTGGCCATAGTCACATCTTTCTGTGCAAGCAATTCAGTGGAAATTCAAGAAGCCATGCAAGTGATTTGGGAATATATTTGTCCTAAATCCAAGGTTGGT gcACTTAAAAACCAAGTCTCTGCTACTACTCTATCAACATTAATTTATGCTTGGATGTTTTTACTTACAAGAGTATATAGGTTGGAAATCATCTCCGGTCGCTGGCAAGG GGTAATTTCTCGGTTCTTGACATTACTCAAAGAAGATGCAACTTGCGTTGCTGCTGGTGAAGCATTAGCTTTGATATTTGAGCGTGATAAAGTTGACAGATTTTTTGTTAAAACTGAAGAATTATTATCAGAGTCTTATGATGGATTaagaaaatacattaaaaacatgattttgaAGCAACTAGAGAGTACTTCAATGGAAGCTAAAACTGCACCTCCTCTGAAACAAATGTTCAACAATGCTGCTAGAACCGACTGGGACGTCTTAATGTACTTTAAGGAAGATAAACGTCCAAAATATTGTGAAATATTTGATGGACAAAAATTAATTCTAACATCATGGACTTCAATTACACAG TTCAATTTCCTCAAGAATTTTGtgggagaagaagaattttCATATTATTTGATG GAAAACGAAgtcattcaagaattatttgCATTTGTACCCTATTATGAAGAGGAAGAAACTCCATGTCTATATGAACCTATCGAAGAAAAG ATTGAAGCAAAGGTATATCTCCCTGGTACTCGAGGGAAAGATCCTGAACTATTAACAAGAAGTCAAATAAAGAAAGAGCGAGAACAG ACAAAGTCAATTATTGATAAATCAAGGACCAAACTTATGAATAAAAGGCGAACATTTGCAGAg GAGAGAAAAGGCAAGGGATATTTCGAAGAGGTTGAGAGTGCAGCAAGTCTGTTTGGACtacttttttag
- the LOC127745559 gene encoding uncharacterized protein LOC127745559 isoform X1: MVGIKRDSVQMRKAAKKIGQGKKGKERFHEIDDEEDRVVPPLKLVRFRCPTLIHSSFVRKLEKLENKKACVREEGLSAFIKIFLEGFEDSILENYFITYLEQMLNCLKKGLTKEKQLASQALGLMAISVCETENADEVYRYTISQVTKLLRVPDKLLEPCGFIALVECLAIVTSFCASNSVEIQEAMQVIWEYICPKSKVGALKNQVSATTLSTLIYAWMFLLTRVYRLEIISGRWQGVISRFLTLLKEDATCVAAGEALALIFERDKVDRFFVKTEELLSESYDGLRKYIKNMILKQLESTSMEAKTAPPLKQMFNNAARTDWDVLMYFKEDKRPKYCEIFDGQKLILTSWTSITQFNFLKNFVGEEEFSYYLMENEVIQELFAFVPYYEEEETPCLYEPIEEKIEAKVYLPGTRGKDPELLTRSQIKKEREQTKSIIDKSRTKLMNKRRTFAEERKGKGYFEEVESAASLFGLLF; encoded by the exons ATGGTGGGGATCAAGAGAGATAGTGTGCAGATGAGGAAAGCTGCGAAAAAAATTGGACAGGGAAAGAAAg GCAAAGAAAGATTCCATGAAATCGATGATGAGGAAGATCGTGTGGTACCACCGCTTAAGCTTGTTAGATTTCGTTGTCCAACATTAATTCACTCAAGTTTCGTgcgaaaattagaaaaattagaaaataaaaa AGCTTGTGTTAGAGAGGAAGGATTATCGGCTTTTATTAAGATCTTTCTCGAAGGATTTGAAGACAGTATTTTGGAAAACTA CTTCATCACTTACTTGGAGCAAATGTTAAATTGCCTTAAAAAAGGTTTGACTAAAGAGAAACAATTGGCTTCTCAAGCTCTTG GGTTAATGGCAATATCAGTTTGTGAGACTGAGAATGCAGACGAAGTATACAGATACACAATTTCTCAAGTTACTAAACTGCTTCGAGTTCCTGACAAG CTTTTGGAACCATGTGGCTTTATTGCTCTTGTAGAGTGTTTGGCCATAGTCACATCTTTCTGTGCAAGCAATTCAGTGGAAATTCAAGAAGCCATGCAAGTGATTTGGGAATATATTTGTCCTAAATCCAAGGTTGGT gcACTTAAAAACCAAGTCTCTGCTACTACTCTATCAACATTAATTTATGCTTGGATGTTTTTACTTACAAGAGTATATAGGTTGGAAATCATCTCCGGTCGCTGGCAAGG GGTAATTTCTCGGTTCTTGACATTACTCAAAGAAGATGCAACTTGCGTTGCTGCTGGTGAAGCATTAGCTTTGATATTTGAGCGTGATAAAGTTGACAGATTTTTTGTTAAAACTGAAGAATTATTATCAGAGTCTTATGATGGATTaagaaaatacattaaaaacatgattttgaAGCAACTAGAGAGTACTTCAATGGAAGCTAAAACTGCACCTCCTCTGAAACAAATGTTCAACAATGCTGCTAGAACCGACTGGGACGTCTTAATGTACTTTAAGGAAGATAAACGTCCAAAATATTGTGAAATATTTGATGGACAAAAATTAATTCTAACATCATGGACTTCAATTACACAG TTCAATTTCCTCAAGAATTTTGtgggagaagaagaattttCATATTATTTGATG GAAAACGAAgtcattcaagaattatttgCATTTGTACCCTATTATGAAGAGGAAGAAACTCCATGTCTATATGAACCTATCGAAGAAAAG ATTGAAGCAAAGGTATATCTCCCTGGTACTCGAGGGAAAGATCCTGAACTATTAACAAGAAGTCAAATAAAGAAAGAGCGAGAACAG ACAAAGTCAATTATTGATAAATCAAGGACCAAACTTATGAATAAAAGGCGAACATTTGCAGAg GAGAGAAAAGGCAAGGGATATTTCGAAGAGGTTGAGAGTGCAGCAAGTCTGTTTGGACtacttttttag
- the LOC127745559 gene encoding uncharacterized protein LOC127745559 isoform X2, whose protein sequence is MVGIKRDSVQMRKAAKKIGQGKKGKERFHEIDDEEDRVVPPLKLVRFRCPTLIHSSFVRKLEKLENKKACVREEGLSAFIKIFLEGFEDSILENYFITYLEQMLNCLKKGLTKEKQLASQALGLMAISVCETENADEVYRYTISQVTKLLRVPDKLLEPCGFIALVECLAIVTSFCASNSVEIQEAMQVIWEYICPKSKALKNQVSATTLSTLIYAWMFLLTRVYRLEIISGRWQGVISRFLTLLKEDATCVAAGEALALIFERDKVDRFFVKTEELLSESYDGLRKYIKNMILKQLESTSMEAKTAPPLKQMFNNAARTDWDVLMYFKEDKRPKYCEIFDGQKLILTSWTSITQFNFLKNFVGEEEFSYYLMENEVIQELFAFVPYYEEEETPCLYEPIEEKIEAKVYLPGTRGKDPELLTRSQIKKEREQTKSIIDKSRTKLMNKRRTFAEERKGKGYFEEVESAASLFGLLF, encoded by the exons ATGGTGGGGATCAAGAGAGATAGTGTGCAGATGAGGAAAGCTGCGAAAAAAATTGGACAGGGAAAGAAAg GCAAAGAAAGATTCCATGAAATCGATGATGAGGAAGATCGTGTGGTACCACCGCTTAAGCTTGTTAGATTTCGTTGTCCAACATTAATTCACTCAAGTTTCGTgcgaaaattagaaaaattagaaaataaaaa AGCTTGTGTTAGAGAGGAAGGATTATCGGCTTTTATTAAGATCTTTCTCGAAGGATTTGAAGACAGTATTTTGGAAAACTA CTTCATCACTTACTTGGAGCAAATGTTAAATTGCCTTAAAAAAGGTTTGACTAAAGAGAAACAATTGGCTTCTCAAGCTCTTG GGTTAATGGCAATATCAGTTTGTGAGACTGAGAATGCAGACGAAGTATACAGATACACAATTTCTCAAGTTACTAAACTGCTTCGAGTTCCTGACAAG CTTTTGGAACCATGTGGCTTTATTGCTCTTGTAGAGTGTTTGGCCATAGTCACATCTTTCTGTGCAAGCAATTCAGTGGAAATTCAAGAAGCCATGCAAGTGATTTGGGAATATATTTGTCCTAAATCCAAG gcACTTAAAAACCAAGTCTCTGCTACTACTCTATCAACATTAATTTATGCTTGGATGTTTTTACTTACAAGAGTATATAGGTTGGAAATCATCTCCGGTCGCTGGCAAGG GGTAATTTCTCGGTTCTTGACATTACTCAAAGAAGATGCAACTTGCGTTGCTGCTGGTGAAGCATTAGCTTTGATATTTGAGCGTGATAAAGTTGACAGATTTTTTGTTAAAACTGAAGAATTATTATCAGAGTCTTATGATGGATTaagaaaatacattaaaaacatgattttgaAGCAACTAGAGAGTACTTCAATGGAAGCTAAAACTGCACCTCCTCTGAAACAAATGTTCAACAATGCTGCTAGAACCGACTGGGACGTCTTAATGTACTTTAAGGAAGATAAACGTCCAAAATATTGTGAAATATTTGATGGACAAAAATTAATTCTAACATCATGGACTTCAATTACACAG TTCAATTTCCTCAAGAATTTTGtgggagaagaagaattttCATATTATTTGATG GAAAACGAAgtcattcaagaattatttgCATTTGTACCCTATTATGAAGAGGAAGAAACTCCATGTCTATATGAACCTATCGAAGAAAAG ATTGAAGCAAAGGTATATCTCCCTGGTACTCGAGGGAAAGATCCTGAACTATTAACAAGAAGTCAAATAAAGAAAGAGCGAGAACAG ACAAAGTCAATTATTGATAAATCAAGGACCAAACTTATGAATAAAAGGCGAACATTTGCAGAg GAGAGAAAAGGCAAGGGATATTTCGAAGAGGTTGAGAGTGCAGCAAGTCTGTTTGGACtacttttttag